In the genome of Monodelphis domestica isolate mMonDom1 chromosome 2, mMonDom1.pri, whole genome shotgun sequence, one region contains:
- the LOC100618392 gene encoding keratin, type I cytoskeletal 42 isoform X2: MATTTTVRQYSTSGSMKGLCGLGPASSRVSSVRVGGACLAPSLLGAGGCGNMSVTSSRFTSSLGGGYGGGYSCSLGGGFGASYGVGDALLGGSEKETMQNLNDRLANYLDKVRALEEANTDLELKIRDWYKKQGPGPARDYSAYFKTIEDLRNKILAATIDNASLVLQIDNARLAADDFRTKYETELNLRLSVEADINGLRRVLDELTLARADLEMQIENLKEELAYLKKNHEEEMNALRGQVGGDVSVEMDAAPGVDLSRILSEMRDQYEKMAEKNRKDAEDWFFTKTEELNREVATNTEALQSSKTEITELRRTVQNLEIELQSQLSMKASLEGTLAETEARYGAQLAQLQGLISSIEQQLCELRCDMERQNQEYKILLDVKTRLEQEIATYRRLLEGEDAHHGDQPPSAHHRGGGPGWESRLFQGAAPPLHSLSLQL, translated from the exons ATGGCTACCACTACCACAGTCCGGCAGTACTCGACTTCTGGGTCCATGAAAGGCCTTTGTGGCCTGGGCCCGGCTTCTTCCCGAGTTTCTTCAGTCCGGGTCGGAGGGGCCTGCCTTGCCCCAAGCCTCCTGGGGGCCGGCGGCTGTGGGAATATGTCGGTCACCTCATCCCGCTTCACCTCCAGCTTGGGGGGAGGCTATGGCGGTGGCTACAGCTGCAGCCTGGGAGGAGGGTTTGGCGCCAGCTACGGTGTAGGGGATGCCCTGCTGGGAGGGAGTGAGAAGGAGACCATGCAGAACCTCAATGACCGTCTGGCCAACTACCTGGACAAGGTGCGTGCCCTGGAGGAGGCCAACACTGACCTGGAGCTGAAGATCCGAGACTGGTACAAGAAGCAGGGCCCGGGGCCTGCCCGTGACTACAGCGCCTACTTCAAGACCATTGAGGACCTGAGGAACAAG ATCCTGGCTGCCACCATTGACAATGCCAGCTTGGTCCTGCAGATTGACAATGCCCGTCTGGCTGCGGATGACTTCCGTACCAA GTACGAGACTGAACTGAACCTGCGTCTGAGTGTGGAGGCCGACATCAATGGCCTTCGTAGAGTGCTGGATGAGTTGACCCTGGCCAGGGCTGACCTGGAGATGCAGATTGAGAACCTGAAGGAAGAGCTGGCCTACCTCAAGAAGAACCATGAGGAG GAAATGAATGCCCTTCGTGGCCAGGTTGGTGGAGATGTCAGCGTGGAGATGGATGCAGCCCCTGGGGTGGACCTGAGCCGTATCTTATCTGAGATGAGAGACCAGTATGAGAAGATGGCTGAGAAGAACCGCAAGGATGCAGAGGACTGGTTTTTCACCAAG ACAGAGGAGCTGAACCGAGAAGTGGCCACCAACACGGAAGCCCTGCAGAGCAGCAAGACTGAGATCACCGAACTGAGACGCACTGTCCAGAACCTGGAGATTGAGCTGCAGTCCCAGCTCAGCATG AAAGCTTCCCTGGAGGGCACCCTGGCAGAGACAGAGGCTCGCTATGGGGCCCAACTGGCCCAGCTCCAAGGCTTGATAAGCAGCATTGAACAGCAGCTGTGTGAGCTCCGCTGTGACATGGAGCGTCAGAACCAGGAGTATAAGATCCTGTTGGACGTCAAGACCCGCCTGGAGCAGGAGATCGCTACCTACCGCCGCCTGCTCGAGGGAGAGGATGCCCA